atctgtgCATGCTTTGTTCTTGCTAATGATCTATTTGTTCTCTTTTGGGTACTGAAAAAATTTGAGGGTGCatgctttgtattttttttttcttttgtggatGCTTTGTCTTTCTAAGTTATGTGATATTTCTATGTTCAAGTCACCTTTTACTTTATGACAAAAAATCGTCCAAACCCCCTTTCTCTGTTCAAGTCACTTTGGATTGAGATctgattttttaagtttagcatgatttaggttttctttGGAATTGggtattttagtttttgtttcagGTTTGACTTctttggaattggaattgggTATTTTAGTTCCTGTGGGGCAGTACAGGCGGTAGGGTACCTTATAAATTAACTAGAATGTGTCAAAGATGTGCCATGGAGCCTATATGTTTTTATATTGAGGATGCAAATACATGTTAATGTGTCACATCTTAATGTTAGGAGTGTGTAggtgtatatgtgtgtggggTGCTAATGGGGAGTGCGTGTGGTGCTGATAAGGCATGCGTGTGTTGCTGCATGGTGAGGTGTTGCAGGGTGTGTGTGGGTTGCTAATGTGGGGTGCATTTACTGCTGATGGGGCATGCGTGTGCGGCTGATAAGGTGTGCATGTGCCAGTGCAACCTGAGTGTATAATGTGTCTTTGCTTTAGATAATGGTGTATTTTAGTTTAAGCATGATTTGAGTCTTCTTTGGAATTTggtattttagtttttgttttaggttTGACTTTTTAAAGCAATTTTGTTGTCTTGTATGTGTTTGATTCATTTTCATGGTTTGGAAAATGCTTGTCTTCTGGCAAAAGAGTTTATTATTGAAGTCGTATGGTTGTGTAGAAACACTAAAAAAAGACACAGCAATAGCAATAGCAATAGcgtgagaaagagaaagagagagttttgtGAAGAGAAATTGTTTCTATGTTTTCTGAACATTCATTAGATGTCTTCATGTTTCTGCTTGGCTTGTTTACATGCCTTAAATATTGCCTctaatttgatttgtttgtgcatATTAGTTACCACAGAAAATCAGTCCCAGAATGCCAGCTATGTAGTATTTTTTTGAGTTGTTCTTGTTCATGCAAGATTGCACTTTCAAGTGGATTGGTTTAGTTTTTGTcgttctattttgtttttgtttttgtaaagaaaaaatagttattgATGAAGTAGTTGAGTTTTGTacatgttaggacatatgtgattcacttgttaggaatatatgtcactattttatgtaattggctaatcatttgacaaaacacactttacttgtatttgggtagatctaggatgtgtttaatactttaagaaatcttgtttcaagttcaaaaccttgtttcaagttcaagtgttgaAGGCATggaagtctgtccaagattcaagtgtaGAAAGTGCTGtttattaaagctcgacagctggctatctatcgagacctaTAGAGCTGTTGAAGCCTGCTTGATCACTCCTAAGTGCaggagatcgtagcaatataattctcggagtacCGAGTTCGAACCACAAGGAGCGGGATAAATTCAAAGAGATTgtaattaaacaacaatttgggtgaagaagaaaagtacttTCGCTaggtgattgttaacaagaataataataaaaacggATTTaattcaataatgtaaatactagggcatcaGGGTGTTTtcctatatcgatatgaaattctttgtgatctaagaaattatatatttcataattgattgttcttatacaattaaatacttatgattcagttgaactgagacaattcaagaacgcatgataacctagattaataatgcggttagaaaaattttcaaaaaaacccattcactttaaaacctgatttttatttgaaactattagaaattcatctaaaaaataagaaaaacatgattgaacttattgaaagcatggaagaacaaatacatcaaaattttttttaattgaacaatcaaatatgttgttgataaaatctagaaaaaatcacattgaatatttataccgtatagaagaaacataactcttagccctagcaaagagtttaggcagccattagagaaaggaaaatacaagttttTCTCTACCAAAATTCATTCTACCagcctcccttcaaaaccctaacgtAAAAAGTgtcccaaagaaaataaaacttttactattttaatttccgtcGAAGTTTATAGcagtaacttgtgagttaatttcggccttcgaaaattgagaatttcaaaaaacttaaaactggaaagttgtatatatttaagtcacggttcTAACCCATCCAACCTTGTTTTAATTGGagttttgaggagagagatacacCCAAAaactgatcagtgctcaaatcatatttttccttttcagattctgcctctttgatttctttccttatttgaaacttccaatcatggtagacgatccaagcactccagctgcacctccttagacatttaagcatggtcctttatCTCCACtttttaattctagtttggcctctattcttgttaggacatatgtgattcaatattaggaacatatgtcaatatttatgtaattggctaatcttttgacaaaacgtactttagttataattaggtagatctaggatgtatttaatacttcaaggaacaagagttcaagtctagtattgaagccatgcaaatctgtaaaagaaacaagtgaagaagtgctgattttttaaagctcgatagttgctcgacacctcttgacagctaggctatctatcgagcttttcAGTTTGGGAAGGAAGCTTCCCTCTCTCTATCCCACTCAATGAATTTGTAAGCCTAGTTATGTGACTCTTGGTCTCTCTTACCTCTTCATCTAGCCTAGTGAGTATGGAttcaaacttttgattttgctcACTTTGCCTTAGAATGAAAGTACTAAGTGCATCCTCCAAGGAAGGtctagatgatgatgatgcattTGGTGAATTAAAATTCCTTGGAGTAGGAGGATTCAACACATTGTCACTCTTATAACTCAAATACGGATGGTTTCGCATGTTTGGGTTATAATTGTTAGAATATGAAGAATTATTTGGTCAATATGAATTCAATTTATATACTTGCTCTTCTAGCACATTTAAGAATGATGAAAGTGATGCACATTCATTTGTAGCATGGTTTATCTCATGACAAATTTTACGCACCTCCATTGGGTCCTCTTTAAAGACAGCACTAACATTCTTACTTCCTTTCATTTTGAGTGCCTCTATTTCTTTAGTTAACATGCTGATTTTTGCACTCATGTTATCATCTTCCCTCAACTTGAAAACACTTCCACTAGAAGCAGTAGCGTTAGTTCTAGTCCTATCGGTGGAGTCCATAGGGCTAGGTCCAGTCCATGTGTTAGAGTTTTTAGCTATCTCATCAAGATAATCCATTGCATCTTCGGGTTCTTTTTGTAAAAAGTCCCCTCCGCATGAGAGTTGAACAAACTGTCGGTCCCTAGGTGTAAGTCCTTCATAAAAATAGCTAACTAATCTCCAATCTTCATACCTATGAGTTGGGCAGAGATTGAAAAGATCTTTGTACCTTTCCCAAGCTTGGTATAAGGTCTCATTTTCTCCTTGGACAAAACTAGCTATCTTTCTTTTTACTTGCTGGACTTTGTGGGGAGGaaaatgtttcttaaaaaactcTTTGGCCATCTCCCCCCAACTACCTATAGACCTAGGTTTCAAGGTGCAAAGCCAACTTCTTGCCTTATCcttaagagaaaaaggaaagaaatgtAACTTAGCAGTCTCAATAACATTTTGTGCATAAAAACTACTAATTACCTCTTCAAAAGCTCTAACATGGACATaaggattttcattttcttgtcccCTAAAGTTAGGAAGTATTGCTAATAAACCTTGTTTCAATTCTACATGTGGTGCATTAGGTGGAAACATGATGCATGAAGGAACATAATTTTGTGTGGGATGCAACAATTCATACATAGTTCTTCTATTCTCCTCATGATTATTATGTGTTTCATCACCCATGATTGATGAAGAAGGTGAAGGTGATGGTGTGTCAAAAAGATTACCAAagtaagtttcaaaaatttctaatctGCTTCTCTTGTTTCTAACCCAAATGCTCATGCAACAATGAAtgcacaataaaataaaacaaacagaaaaatttaaaaaaaaaataagggaaaaaatggAACAAAGTTACCAATAGAAGAATTTCCACTAGCTATGCTTTGCTTCAAAAAACATTGCCTCTGAATACGCAGCaactcccaagtgcaggagatcgtagcaatataattctcggagtaccgaggtcgaaccacaaggagcggggtaaattcaaagacaatataattaaacaacaatttgggtgaagaagaaaagtacttTTGCTAGGTGATTgttaataagaataataataaaaacggATTTaattcaataatgtaaatactagggcatcggagtgtttccctatatcgatatgaaattctttgtgatctaagaaattatatatttcataattgattgttcttatacaattaaatacttataattcggttgaactgagagaattcaagaacgcatgataacctagattaataatgcggttagaaaagttttcagaaaaaactcattcactttaaaacctgatttctatttgaaactattagaaattcatctaaacaataagaaaaacatgattgaacttatttaaagcatggaagaacaaatacatcaaaagaaatctaattgaacaatcaaatatgttgttgataaaatcctagaaaaaatcatattgaatattcataccgtatagaagaaacataacccctagtcctagcaaagagtttaggctaccattagagaaaggaaaatacaagttttTCTCTGCCAAAATTCATTCTACCagcctcccttcaaaaccctaacgtAAAAAGTgtcccaaagaaaataaaacttttactattttaattttcatctaGGTTTACAGcagtaacttgtgagttaatttcggcattcgaaattgagaatttcaaaaatatcaaaattggaaagttgtagatatttaagtcacggttcCAACCTATCTAACCTTGTGTCAATTGGAATTTTTAGGAGAGAGATACgtccaaaatactgatcagtgctcaaatcagatttttcattttcagattttgcctctttgatttctttcattatttgaagcttccaatcatggtagatGATCCAAGCGCTCCAGCTGCACTTCCTTAGatatttaagcatggtcctttatctccactttaattctagtttggccttTATTCTCTTacaaattcctgtaaactcgtctttttcacatgatttcctgaaagtagaaaattacgcACAATGAATggcatcttattcaagaaattatgtaaagataaataatagggactaatgcaaatcatggcttaattatacaaattaagcatagtaataaggagataacgcccacataaatatataataagtatacattttaaggcgttatcaaAGCCCGTGTCTCAACTGCAGCTTGTCAGATGGGcatctgttgaggtttatgaaaaacagaattttagttctattttgactccaatccgtgattgtatgtttgggttttcttttctcacaaccctagacatataaaaggattattttaagggccgtcaaaggtgacacaagttgcacaagtgttgagcaaagtttgttcaagcaaattgtaactgaagatagaatttgccctagttcatctttcttgtgaagaagttactgtgtttgtgcaccgtagggttttgtaaccaaggagcttcttgatcttcatcatgtgatgaatagaagaactttgcagccaacaaccttcactagttggtgattgaagtcgcgtactggatccgcgcaattggttagtcacatactaggagccgtgcattacaaggagagattgtcactacagaataagtctaATTGGATAtttgggtaagggttcaactgtaggttggtataaggtactgagattcctttacttgtaatcgcttgttgtgataatattggatttttgggaatggtgactttaaaatcacctagtgggattttgcctcagtggttttccctattcgtaaacaaatcacccatgtcaaatttaattttcgctGCATATttacttagttggtgatttgtttgtgctaccactcgtttgcatgttaatttggttaattaataaacttggctaattaatcaattaattcatcataaggggtcaatacgtttttggcctatcagtaCACTAGGCTCAGATAAGGGAAACCCATAACACGTTTAAAGTCTGTTGCTGGCATGCTGCTAGCTAAAAGTCAAAGCTTGGATAGTAGTCTTGTCTATAGCTTTTAACCCACAGAAAGACCACAATGAAGCATTTAAGTTAGAGGTGATAGTTGTAGAAAATGGCTGgtggaagaagaaagaagcaacaCTTTAGCAGAATCCATGCCTTTTGATGTGGGAAAGTAGTATTTGAAGGTGAACACTCACTAATTGGAGGTCTTGGCTTCTCAAGGGTAGTCTATTGCAATGAACTTCACTGCTTTTAGGCCAGTGTCCTCAATTATGGCAGCAATTTTCTGGTTGTGTCTATTGATTAGTGAGTGTACAAATGGTGctcttgtgagttgtgacatgATAAGATTCCTCTCTAGCCCTTTCTATTTTAATGCTCAGACTAGGCGgccattttgttttttgttttttttttggtgtggattTATTAGATCATATTTGTAACTAGTTCACTAGATTGGAATATTATGAATTCTATTTATTGCATTTCTTATGGTTGCTTAACTCTATTGATGGGTAAAAACACCACTTCCAACTCCGAGGCAAATACCACTTCCAACACCACTTCTATTGGACAACTACTTTTTGTAACCTTTGTGTGGAAGAGATTGAAGCTGGGAATAAAGGAATCTTTGCTGCCTTAAGTGCCAAAGGTTGGAGCAATTTGGTAATCAAATTCTGTGATGAGACCGGTCTAAACTATGATAAGGAACAATTAAAATGTAGGTGGGATGTATTAAAAGTAGATTGGAGAGTGTGGGAAAAATTGAAGGGTCTTGACACAAATTTAGGTTGGGATGCAGTGAAGGGAACAATTGATGCTAGTGATGATTGGCGGGACATGAAGTTGAAGGTGAGTTGggtattttattaatatgtagcTAGTTTGAAATAGTTATGTATATTATTGTAATATGAGTGAAATGACAATTACATTTTGTAGGATGTACCCAAATCTTCAAAATTTCGACATAAAAGTCTACAGAATCTACAACAACTTGATAGAATGTTTAGGGATGTTGCAGCAACTGGAGCAGAACTCATGTAGtacaattttttacatttttatgtagtacaatttaaacttgaattattggtatgtattttattatctttttacatttttatgtagtacaatttaaacttggattattggtatgtattttatcatctttttacattttcattttgtgcttcatgatgatgaaaattatttagatttaattaatattgatAAGAAGTCATTAATGGTAATAACAAagaattatgacactaaaaagAACTAAACacaaacatattaaaataataccaataatatattattattattaattagttttttttagtaagtatatgaagtagttgatttaagaataaaataaactctcttatatatacattgtcctttttggtaatttacctctcaaactgccacttttataagtattAACCAAatactcagctttttcaaaaagcactttttcataccgcactttttgaaaaccccattttttcaaaaagcctagttttaaaaagctgaaccaaattcATCCTAGTCAATTCATTCCATTGCAATCCAATTTGGTCTATTTCAGTCCATTTTAATCTgattggtccattttggtcaaCACCTTTCATACTATTACACATGGACATAGGtgaatacacacacacacactttagagaaatgttttggtaaagtttctgatggttaaataaaatatctgagattcaatccccgcatacaccaaaaactaattggagtcttgatttgatgataaaaaactatcattaggagcggacgtcataagttgaaactctctttaaaaaaagcTTTAGAGAAATATTTTAGAATACTCTACTCGATTTTGCTCCTTAATTAAACAACCTGTCTTGGAAAAGAATCCTCTACAAAATCAAAAGCTACAAAATCAAAAGCTACCAGGGGCTAGCTAAGCTCTTTATCTCCAAGAATTGCCAAGtgttgtttatcaaaaaaaaaaagaattgccAAGTGTTACTCGAACTTATTTGTGCATAAGTGGAGGATATTTGGTACTTGAGCAAGCAACTGTATCGTGTCTAAATTTACTAGCAAGAGAAAAGTTTGTATAATTAGCTTGGTTTAGCTCTTTTGGCAACCAAGTCCTCTACGAAAATTGGTTGTGCTTGTACTGGTTAACTTCTTTTCTGCTCTtcttcagaaaaagaaaaagaaaaagtaagaacAAGAAGCACCTAATGTACCCACTAGTTAAGCATGAACAACAACAAGCACATCATTTTCGTATATGCACCAGGTCCAAAAAAACTGATTAATCACCtgctcacacacacacaaaaacacaatcgTGTAAATAAGTCTAGTTAATTAGCAAACATGTTGAAACTAAAATCATTTAGATTTGATCGTACTCTCCAGTCAAAGTTAAcacacatagcaaagcaaaatAACATGTTGAAATTTGAGTGATGTGTATTATCAAATCTGAATGACATTTTGAGGTTTTAAGCGTCGGCTAGACTATAATCTAATGAGAAActcattttaatgaaattaaccCCAAAATTTATAACAGAATATTGTTACACTTCTTTGAGTAGGTTATAACCTATATCCATTAATTCAAGGTAGTAGATAGGCTGCATATAATGGGGAAGGGGAGATGAGATTCCAATAACAGACATGAGACGTTATAGAGTATACTATTACCACTAGAATCCTGGATTATGAGCCATGCTTAAGATACAACAGTTTTTAAAGCAAATTTCATATCTACTGAGTTGACAAGTTGTTGATATCCATTTTCGCAACGCATTTTCTACAAGCTCGATTCAACCAAGCCCAACTTCCTTGTGGgctcaattcatgtattatattatattttattattttaagcatGACCCAAGCCCATGCGACTTATTGGGGAAAATTGAGGAAGTATAGTTTGGAGGGTATGAGTTGGTTCCTTTCGGATCTTTTGCATGAGCCCAACACATACATGCTACCAAGTGGGCAAAAGACATTGGTAGCACCTTAGGCTCATGGAGGAGGTCTTGTACCCAAAATTtccatctcaaaagagctttcaTGCTCTGGGTGACTGTGCCCCTAATTTTTAGCCCAACTCCATTTTCCACACCAAAACACAGCTGACTCTAAGAAAAAGGCTGAACAGCCTAGCCCACTTAGCCACCTAAATATAGTTTTCCAAGGTTTGCGAAGACCAGAGACAGTAGCCATGAAGAGGAAACAACTTTGTTTCCAAAATCATGTAAAAAGCAACCAAACCTTTCCCTAAGCATAAACATACACCAAGTCATAGAAATAGCATCTGAAAGGTCCAAGGCCTTCCTCCCAACTAAGAAACTGGTCACAAGCATCCCCAAAAGC
The Quercus lobata isolate SW786 chromosome 10, ValleyOak3.0 Primary Assembly, whole genome shotgun sequence DNA segment above includes these coding regions:
- the LOC115965034 gene encoding L10-interacting MYB domain-containing protein-like → MIDEEGEGDEIEAGNKGIFAALSAKGWSNLVIKFCDETGLNYDKEQLKCRWDVLKVDWRVWEKLKGLDTNLGWDAVKGTIDASDDWRDMKLKDVPKSSKFRHKSLQNLQQLDRMFRDVAATGAELM